The Defluviitalea raffinosedens genome has a segment encoding these proteins:
- a CDS encoding site-2 protease family protein, with protein MNNPILEIIIKILGILVGVTFHEFAHGLMAYCFGDKTPKKEGRLTLNPISHIDPIGLILLFFMNFGWSRPIHTNPTNFKNRKPAMIMVSLAGCIANLLIAVVFAMILKLLNVYNIEYDLFFQILLYGIYINIVLAIFNLIPIPPMDGSKILFNLIPPRTYFKIIQYEYILQIILIILLLIGAIPMLLNPIVLQIYNFLIKLIGL; from the coding sequence TTGAACAATCCTATATTGGAAATAATTATAAAAATACTAGGAATATTGGTAGGAGTTACTTTTCATGAATTTGCCCATGGACTGATGGCATATTGCTTCGGGGATAAAACACCGAAAAAAGAAGGGAGACTAACACTTAATCCAATATCTCATATTGATCCTATAGGCCTAATATTGCTGTTTTTTATGAATTTTGGATGGTCCAGACCAATACATACAAATCCCACGAATTTTAAGAATAGAAAACCAGCAATGATTATGGTATCATTAGCTGGTTGTATAGCTAATTTACTTATAGCAGTTGTATTCGCAATGATATTAAAGCTTTTGAATGTGTATAACATAGAATATGATTTGTTTTTTCAAATTTTGCTCTATGGAATCTATATCAATATAGTATTGGCAATTTTTAATTTAATTCCCATACCTCCTATGGACGGCTCAAAAATATTATTTAATCTTATTCCTCCAAGGACCTATTTTAAAATTATACAGTATGAATATATACTGCAGATTATCTTGATCATACTTTTACTGATTGGCGCTATTCCTATGCTTTTAAACCCAATAGTTTTGCAGATATATAATTTTTTAATCAAGCTGATTGGATTATAA
- a CDS encoding segregation and condensation protein A: MSITVKLEAFEGPFDLLFHLIEKNKINIYDIPIALITDQFMEYVDAMQERNMDNMSEFLVMAATLLEIKSKMLLPIPKKEEEEEEDPREELVNKLLEYKKIKHFSEELKMRQVEAQKVFYRNSTLPQHVKNMLQDVPVEISEILDGITLQNMFSIFQDLLKRKERKIDTVRSGFKSVQRDVYKIEDKITYIMDLLVIYPVIHFHELFYEDSDKMEIVVTFLALLELIRSKKVKIEQKYPFKDILIMTYDGMDVNETDER, from the coding sequence TTGAGTATTACAGTAAAATTAGAAGCATTTGAAGGCCCTTTTGATTTGCTTTTTCATTTGATAGAGAAGAATAAAATCAATATCTATGATATACCAATAGCCCTTATTACAGACCAATTTATGGAATACGTGGATGCAATGCAGGAAAGAAATATGGACAATATGAGTGAGTTTTTAGTGATGGCTGCAACCCTTTTAGAAATCAAATCTAAAATGTTGCTGCCGATTCCTAAAAAAGAAGAGGAAGAAGAAGAGGATCCAAGAGAAGAATTGGTGAATAAACTCTTGGAGTATAAGAAAATCAAACATTTCTCAGAAGAATTAAAGATGAGGCAAGTAGAAGCACAAAAGGTGTTTTATAGAAATTCAACATTGCCGCAGCATGTAAAAAATATGCTTCAGGATGTACCGGTAGAGATTTCTGAGATTTTGGATGGTATTACGCTCCAAAATATGTTTTCTATTTTTCAGGACTTATTGAAGAGAAAAGAAAGAAAGATTGATACTGTACGAAGTGGGTTTAAATCTGTTCAAAGAGATGTTTATAAAATTGAAGATAAAATTACATATATTATGGATTTATTGGTGATATACCCTGTTATTCATTTTCATGAATTATTTTATGAAGACTCAGACAAAATGGAAATTGTCGTGACTTTTTTGGCTTTATTGGAATTAATAAGAAGTAAAAAAGTTAAAATTGAACAAAAATACCCATTCAAAGATATTTTGATTATGACGTATGATGGGATGGATGTAAATGAAACTGACGAAAGATGA
- the scpB gene encoding SMC-Scp complex subunit ScpB — protein sequence MKLTKDEAAIEAILFISGEAVSLKKLSEIIQKDLHTTRNIIENLIARYRDEGRGIQIIEVNNAFQMCTSPQFFELIQSFYQNPKKFNMTQALLETLAIIAYKQPVTKADIEEIRGVRSDHVVNKLIEYNLVCEVGRMEAPGKPILFGTTEEFLRYFGFKNINELPQLQEELLKQLQKEVQNEVKQIGLFDDQEE from the coding sequence ATGAAACTGACGAAAGATGAGGCTGCGATAGAAGCAATTTTATTTATATCGGGAGAAGCTGTTTCACTGAAAAAATTATCTGAAATTATTCAAAAAGATCTCCATACAACGAGAAATATTATTGAGAATTTGATTGCCAGGTACAGGGATGAAGGGCGGGGTATTCAGATTATTGAAGTGAATAATGCATTTCAAATGTGTACAAGTCCTCAGTTTTTTGAGTTAATTCAATCTTTTTATCAAAATCCTAAAAAATTTAATATGACTCAGGCTCTTTTAGAAACTTTAGCAATCATTGCTTACAAACAGCCTGTAACTAAGGCTGATATTGAAGAAATCAGAGGGGTACGCTCTGATCACGTAGTTAATAAATTAATAGAGTATAATCTGGTTTGTGAAGTGGGGAGAATGGAAGCACCAGGCAAGCCGATTTTATTTGGAACGACGGAGGAGTTTTTAAGATATTTTGGTTTTAAAAATATCAATGAACTTCCTCAGCTTCAAGAAGAATTGCTGAAACAGCTTCAGAAAGAAGTGCAAAATGAAGTAAAGCAAATAGGGTTATTTGATGACCAAGAGGAGTGA
- a CDS encoding DUF2953 domain-containing protein → MKVIIHYEKRGENQDLTVSVYLFRYIRIYKLNLVEYMQTKIEEYLKGNYSKFFSTKSYINYKNSAKIIWNRIEKFKKHIYINSLDLKLHLGTGDPAVTALLYGLIYSILPNIVYFVHQFITIKKHYYRILPQFDSSATNISLTCEMMIHPVFVVYQYFITKRRLKDDKFESTSH, encoded by the coding sequence TTGAAAGTAATCATTCATTATGAAAAAAGAGGCGAGAATCAGGATTTAACCGTAAGTGTATATTTATTTCGGTATATTAGAATTTACAAACTTAATCTTGTTGAATATATGCAGACTAAAATTGAGGAATATCTAAAGGGAAATTATAGCAAGTTTTTTTCAACAAAATCATACATAAACTATAAAAATTCAGCAAAAATAATATGGAATAGAATTGAAAAATTTAAGAAGCATATATACATCAATTCCCTGGATTTGAAGTTGCATCTTGGTACAGGTGATCCGGCTGTTACAGCTCTTCTTTATGGTTTAATTTACAGCATACTGCCCAATATAGTTTATTTTGTTCATCAATTCATTACAATAAAAAAACATTATTATCGAATACTTCCTCAATTTGATTCTTCCGCGACCAATATTTCATTGACTTGTGAGATGATGATTCATCCTGTTTTCGTCGTTTATCAGTATTTTATTACAAAAAGGAGGCTTAAAGATGACAAATTCGAATCAACATCCCATTGA
- the ytfJ gene encoding GerW family sporulation protein: MTNSNQHPIESLMKTAMSNIKEMVEVNTVVGDPIETAEGTVIMPITKATFGFAAGGAEYGTAMRDDGSSDEGSGHSERFPFGGGSGAGVCIQPVAFMVVEDGKVQIRHVNYHFGTMSKVMEEVPELIGKLGTYFNSKGKSKGKVKDESKENSEKNLTKVLEVYESEK, from the coding sequence ATGACAAATTCGAATCAACATCCCATTGAATCCTTGATGAAAACTGCAATGAGCAATATAAAAGAAATGGTTGAAGTCAATACGGTAGTAGGGGATCCAATAGAAACTGCTGAAGGAACAGTGATTATGCCTATCACAAAAGCTACATTCGGCTTTGCCGCGGGAGGAGCTGAGTATGGGACTGCTATGAGGGATGACGGATCTAGTGATGAAGGAAGTGGTCATTCCGAAAGATTCCCCTTTGGAGGAGGAAGCGGTGCCGGAGTCTGTATTCAGCCAGTCGCATTTATGGTGGTTGAAGATGGTAAGGTGCAAATAAGGCATGTAAATTATCACTTTGGAACCATGTCAAAAGTAATGGAAGAAGTACCGGAACTTATTGGCAAATTAGGAACTTATTTTAATTCAAAAGGGAAAAGTAAAGGAAAAGTGAAAGATGAGAGCAAAGAAAATAGTGAAAAGAACTTAACAAAAGTATTGGAAGTTTATGAATCTGAGAAATAA
- a CDS encoding D-alanyl-D-alanine carboxypeptidase family protein, with translation MTKRKFRLMISVILLLIFASPAYGAESNEPKVEAQSAILIEADTGRILWEKNAHEPRPMASTTKIMTCILALESGMLDDIVTVSKRAALAPEVKLRLKAGEKQRLEDLLYALMMKSSNDAAVAIAEHISGSVEAFCEKMTQKAKELGAKNTVFRTPNGLDADGHQSTAYDLALITRYAMKNPKFVEIINTRQITIPKEGNFRSYYLSNANRFLYEYPGANGVKTGYTGKAGYCFVGAANQNGMQLISVVLASGWGSRGKEQKWVDTKRIMNYGFQNYKKVCLLEKNKLLKTIPVERAKETSVSLYSDKTIVSVLNEEEKSKVQIKIDVPQSVEAPVTKGQEIGRAKVILGDEILGTVSLVADRDIERHDFPACIKKVLNNWLRLTKYGIIIGEKE, from the coding sequence ATGACTAAAAGGAAATTCAGACTGATGATATCTGTTATATTACTTCTTATATTTGCATCTCCAGCTTATGGAGCAGAAAGCAATGAGCCTAAAGTAGAAGCACAATCAGCTATTCTAATAGAAGCGGATACAGGGCGAATACTGTGGGAAAAAAATGCCCATGAACCAAGGCCAATGGCAAGTACAACAAAAATCATGACATGTATCCTTGCGTTAGAAAGTGGAATGCTTGACGATATTGTTACAGTAAGCAAAAGAGCTGCCCTGGCTCCAGAAGTAAAACTTCGACTAAAAGCCGGAGAAAAACAGAGATTGGAAGACCTGCTCTATGCGCTGATGATGAAATCATCTAATGATGCTGCCGTTGCAATTGCTGAGCATATCAGTGGTTCTGTAGAAGCATTTTGTGAAAAAATGACTCAAAAAGCAAAAGAGCTGGGAGCAAAAAATACAGTTTTTAGAACCCCTAATGGACTGGATGCAGATGGACATCAGTCTACAGCATATGATTTGGCATTGATTACCCGTTATGCAATGAAAAATCCTAAATTTGTTGAAATCATTAATACAAGACAGATTACCATCCCTAAGGAAGGGAATTTTCGCTCTTATTATTTAAGTAATGCAAATAGATTTTTATATGAATATCCCGGAGCAAATGGCGTAAAAACTGGTTATACAGGTAAAGCAGGTTATTGCTTTGTAGGCGCTGCCAATCAAAATGGAATGCAGCTCATTTCTGTTGTACTTGCCAGCGGATGGGGATCCAGAGGAAAAGAGCAAAAATGGGTTGATACCAAGAGAATCATGAATTATGGTTTTCAGAATTACAAGAAGGTTTGTCTTTTAGAAAAAAATAAACTTCTTAAAACGATACCTGTAGAACGGGCAAAAGAAACCAGCGTCTCTTTATATTCTGACAAAACTATTGTTTCCGTCCTAAATGAAGAGGAAAAGTCTAAAGTCCAAATAAAAATTGATGTCCCACAGTCTGTGGAAGCCCCGGTAACTAAAGGGCAGGAAATTGGAAGGGCGAAAGTGATTTTAGGGGATGAGATTCTAGGAACTGTGTCATTGGTTGCCGACAGAGACATTGAGAGACATGACTTTCCAGCATGTATAAAGAAAGTATTAAATAATTGGTTAAGATTGACCAAGTACGGTATAATAATAGGTGAAAAGGAATGA
- a CDS encoding pseudouridine synthase, translating into MNTEKKKTAEVRLQKFLADAGIASRRKAEEYILQGKVKVNGQVVTSLGTKINPDQDIVYYNDKKVEIKKKKIYLLLNKPENYVTTVNDQFNRPTVMNLLHSVPERVYPVGRLDYNTSGLLLLTNDGDLTYKITHPKHHIDKVYLATVKGIPSEASLNKLRRGVVIDDYKTAPAKVEMIHTSSNNATLQITIHEGRNRQVRKMCEAIGHPVIRLKRIAIGKILLGDLPVGKYRSLTPKEIDYLKNI; encoded by the coding sequence ATGAATACTGAAAAGAAAAAAACAGCAGAGGTTAGACTTCAGAAGTTTTTAGCAGATGCAGGAATTGCATCGAGAAGAAAAGCGGAAGAGTATATTCTTCAAGGTAAAGTAAAGGTAAATGGTCAGGTTGTCACCAGTTTAGGTACAAAAATAAATCCTGATCAGGATATTGTTTACTATAATGATAAAAAAGTAGAAATTAAAAAAAAGAAGATATATCTTTTGTTGAATAAACCCGAAAATTATGTTACAACTGTAAATGACCAGTTTAATAGGCCGACGGTTATGAATTTACTCCATTCTGTACCAGAGAGAGTTTATCCTGTTGGTCGACTGGATTATAATACATCCGGACTTCTGCTGCTTACTAATGATGGGGATTTAACTTATAAAATTACCCATCCAAAACACCATATTGATAAGGTGTATCTGGCAACCGTTAAGGGGATTCCCAGTGAAGCTTCATTGAATAAGCTGAGACGAGGAGTTGTGATAGACGATTATAAAACAGCTCCTGCAAAGGTTGAGATGATTCATACATCTTCAAATAATGCCACCCTTCAAATTACGATCCATGAAGGAAGAAACAGGCAGGTCAGAAAGATGTGCGAAGCTATAGGACATCCTGTAATTCGCTTAAAAAGGATTGCCATTGGAAAAATTTTGTTGGGAGATCTTCCTGTAGGCAAATATCGAAGTCTGACACCAAAAGAGATTGATTACTTAAAAAACATATAA
- the speE gene encoding polyamine aminopropyltransferase, which yields MELWFTEKQTENFGITAKVIQSLHTEKTQYQQLDMIQTKEFGNMLVLDGMVMTTEKDEFVYHEMVTHPVLFTHPNPKNVLVVGGGDGGAIREVLKHPEVEKVVLVEIDGKVIEYSKKYLPSIAGKLDDERVQVLIDDGFMHIHKNKNKYDVIMVDSTEPVGPAAPLFERGFYQGIYETLKEDGIFVAQTDNPWFKGELIKKVFKDVKEIFPITKLYTCNIPTYPSGMWTFTIGSKKYDPEAVDITAIPDIDTKYYTPQIHKACFVLPRFVELLTK from the coding sequence ATGGAACTTTGGTTTACTGAAAAGCAAACTGAAAATTTTGGTATCACTGCTAAGGTGATTCAAAGCCTTCATACGGAAAAAACGCAGTATCAGCAGTTGGATATGATCCAAACTAAAGAATTTGGTAACATGCTGGTATTGGATGGGATGGTGATGACTACCGAAAAAGATGAATTTGTATATCATGAAATGGTGACCCATCCAGTGCTTTTTACTCATCCTAATCCGAAAAACGTTTTAGTTGTCGGAGGCGGAGATGGAGGAGCTATAAGAGAAGTTTTAAAACATCCAGAAGTAGAAAAGGTTGTTTTAGTTGAGATTGATGGAAAAGTAATCGAATACTCTAAAAAGTATCTTCCAAGCATAGCAGGCAAATTAGATGATGAAAGAGTACAAGTATTGATTGACGACGGATTTATGCACATACATAAAAATAAAAATAAATATGACGTGATCATGGTTGATTCTACTGAACCGGTAGGGCCAGCAGCTCCGCTGTTTGAGAGAGGTTTTTATCAAGGTATTTATGAAACTTTAAAAGAAGATGGTATATTTGTCGCGCAGACTGACAATCCTTGGTTTAAAGGAGAACTTATTAAAAAAGTTTTCAAAGATGTCAAAGAAATCTTCCCTATTACAAAACTTTATACCTGTAATATTCCTACTTATCCCAGTGGTATGTGGACATTTACAATAGGTTCTAAAAAATATGATCCGGAGGCTGTTGACATTACAGCAATCCCTGATATAGATACCAAATATTATACACCGCAGATTCACAAAGCATGTTTTGTATTACCAAGATTTGTTGAATTATTAACTAAGTAG